GTCGTCGACCTGACCCGCGCGCACGTGTGGGACGCCTCGACGGTGGCGACGCTGGACGCGATCCAGACCAAGTACGCGGCGCGCGGCAAGCGCGTCACGATCGTGGGCGCCAACCCGGACACGGCTGCCCGCCTGACCCGCCTCTCGACCCTCACCCCCGGTGGTTGATCCCGCACCCCCGGTGGTTGAGCCCGCACCCGGTGGTTGAGCCGCACCCGGTGGTTGAGCCTGTCGAAACCACGTGACCCGGCCGTCACAGAGTGGTTTCGACAGGCTCAACCACCCGTGAGCCGCGACGGTAAACCGCCTTACGGTAACGGGACTTACTACCCGCGCCTGTGGTCGGTCGTGGCGCAGCGCACGGGATCGGAGATCTGCGTCTCGGCCGTCACGCTCGCCGAGTCCACCGATGGCACGGCGGCGGAACGGTATCTCGCGGGGGCGTGGGCGGTGGCGCCGGGCTGAACGGGTGTTTAGGGTGTTGAACGTGCGTTCAGTCGAGGAGCTCTCCACGCGGTCTCGGATCCGGGATGCCGCCGTCTCGCGGTTCGCGCGGGACGGGTTCCGCGTGCCGTTGCGCGTCATCGCCGCCGATGCCGGGGTGAGCCCGGCCCTGGTCATCCATCACTTCGGTTCGAAGGACGGCCTGCGCGCCGCGTGCGACGAGCACGTGCTGGAGCACAGCCTCATGCTCAAGTCCGGCGTCGTCGAGAACACCGACCCGGCGCTCCTGCGCTCGCTGCTGGGGAACCTCCGCGTGTTCGACGAACCGGTCGCCTACCTGCTGCGCGCACTGCTCGACGGCGGCGAGGCCGCTCGTTCGATCCTGGAGCGCACCGTCGCCGCGGTCGAGACGTACCTCGAGGCGGGAGTCGCATCCGGCGTCATCCGCCCGTCGCGCGACCCCGCGGGCCGCGCGCGCTACCTCACCTACATGTCGCTCGGCCTGCTCGTCACGGCGTTCCTCGCAGGCCCGCGCACCGATGGTGACGACGACGACGGCGCCGCGTCCGACGAGGGGGACCCGTACGGGCACGTCACCGAACTGTTGGCCAGCCTCACGCTGCCACACCTCGAAGTGATGACCCACGGGCTCATCGCCGACCCCGAGCTGCTGCACACCGCCGAGGACTGGGCGGCTACCGCGACCCCCACCACCCCGAACCGCCGCACCCGGAGGGACCCATGACCATCCCCATCGAGATCCGCGACCTGCACAAGTCGTTCGGCACCACGAAGGCGCTGGACGGCCTGGACCTGACCGTCGAGCAGGGGCAGGTGGCCGGCTTCCTCGGCCCGAACGGCGCCGGCAAGTCGACCACGATCCGCGTGCTGCTGGGCCTGCTGAAGGCCGACTCGGGCGACGTGCGACTGCTCGGCGGCGACCCGTGGCGCGACGCCGTCGACCTGCACCGGCGCCTCACCTACGTGCCCGGCGACGTCTCCCTGTGGCCGAACCTCACCGGCGGGGAGGCGATCGACCTGCTCGCCCGCCTGCGCGGCGGGCTGGACAAGGCGCGCAAGGCGGAGCTGCTGGAACGCTTCGAGCTCGACCCCACCAAGAAGGCCCGCACGTACTCCAAGGGCAACCGGCAGAAGGTCGCGCTCGTCGCCGCGCTCGCCTCCGACGCCGAGCTGCTCATCCTCGACGAGCCGACGTCGGGCCTCGACCCGCTGATGGAAGCCGTGTTCACGGACTACCTGCGCGAGGTCAAGGCCCGGGGCCGCTCGGTGCTGCTGAGCTCGCACATCATGAGCGAGGTCGAGAAGGTGTGCGACACCGTCACCATCATCCGAAGCGGCAGGTCGGTCGAGCACGGCACGCTGGACGACCTGCGCCACCTCACCCGCTCCGCGGTCTCGGTGCTGCTGCCCGACGACGATGCCGTGCGCACCGTGTCCGGCCTGCCGGGGGTGCACGACGTCGTCGCCGAGCCCGGGGCCGACGGCGTGGTGCGGCTGCGCGCCTCGGTGGACAACGACCACATGACGGGCGTGCTGGCGTCGCTCGGCGCGATCGGCGTGCGGGGGTTCACAGCGACACCACCGTCGCTGGAAGAGATGTTCATGCGCCACTACGGCGACGAGCTCCCCACCCCACCCCCTCCGGTGGTTGAGCCTGTCGAAACCACCCCACCCCCAGCGGCTGAGCCGCATCCGGTGGTTGAGCCTGTCGAAACCACCCCCGAGCGCGGAGAAGCCCGATGACCGCCGTCGTCGACCAGGGAGGTGGTTTCGACAAGCTCAACCACCGGGGCGCGCCCAACCACCGGGATGCGCTCGACCACCGGGGGAACGAACTCACGGGCACCTGGGCGCTCGTCCGCTTCAACCTGCGCCGCGACCGCCGCCGCATCACCATCTGGACGCTGTCCATCGCGGCCCTGTACGTCTACTGCGCGACGGCCTTCGCGACGCTCTTCGAGGACACGGCCGAACAGATCGCCCGCGCGAACATCATGCGCACCCCCGCGTCCGTCCTGATGACAGGGCCAGGGTTCGGGCTCGACCACTACTGGTTCGGCGCGATGATGGCCAACGAGCTGCTGCTGTGGCTCGCAGGGACGCTCGGCCTCATGAGCATCCTCTTCGTCGTCCGGTACACGCGCGCCGAGGAGGAGTCGTCCCGCTCGGAGCTCATCCGCTCCTCCGTCGTCGGGCGCCACGCCCCCGCCGTGGCCGCCTACCTCACCGTCGTGCTGGTCAACGCGCTCATCGCCGTCGTCACCTTCCCGATCCTGCTGACAGGCGCACAGGGCGACGTCGTCGGCTCGGTGGTGTTCGTGCTGGGCTGCGCCCTCGTGGCGCTGTGCTTCGGCGCGGTGGCCTCGGTGACCGCCCAGGTGACCGAGCACTCGCGCGGCGCCACCGGCATGGCCGTCGCCGTGCTCCTGGCCGCGGTGCTCGTCCGCGGCATCGGCGACATCCCGCGGGTCGGCGGCACGCCGCTGTCGTGGTTCTCACCGATCGCCTGGGCGCAGCAGACGCGCGTCTTCGTGGACCTGCGCTGGTGGCCGCTGCTGCTGACCGTCGCGTTCATCGTCGCCGCGCTGATCCTCGCGAGCGTGCTGGGCACCTCGCGCGACTTCGGCGCCGGGCTGGTAGCCGCCAAGCCGGGACGCGCCGACGCGAAGGCGTCGCTGCGCTCACCCGTCGCGCTCGTGTGGCGCCAGCAGCGCACCGCGTTCTGGTGGTGGCTCCTCGGCATCGGGCTGATGTTCCTGGCGATCGGCACCTACCTGGTCGACGTCGACGACCTGTTCGGCGACCTCGTCGCGCAGAACCCGGCGCTCGCGGACATCTTCGGGCGGGAGGACATGGTGGGCAGCTTCGTGCAGATCATGATGCTGTTCGGGGCCCTGTGCGCCGCCGGGTACGGGATCTCGGGCATCGGGCGGGCGCGCACCGAGGAGACCGACAACCGCACGGAGGCCCTGCTGGCCACGCCCGTCTCCCGCCCGCGGTGGACGGTGGCGGCGTTCGGGGTGCCGGTGCTGTGCGGCGCCGTGCTCATCATGGCCGCCGTCGTCGCCGTGTACCTCGGTGGGATGTCCGCCGGGTTCGACGGGCCGGGCATCGGAAAGTACCTGGCGGCCGGGGCCGTGTACCTGCCGGCGTTCCTCGCCGTCGTCGGGCTGTCCGCGGCGCTGTTCGCCTGGGTGCCGCGCCTGATGGCGCTGGCGTGGATCCCCGTGGCGTGGGGCATCGTCGACGGGATGTTCGGCGACGTCATCGACGCACCCACGTGGCTGCGGGCCCTGAACCCGTTCCGGCACGTACCCAACCCGATGGCGACGGCGGCGCAGGACTACACGCCGCTGCTGTGGCTGGGGGTGCTGGCTGTGGTGCTGTTCGCGGTCGCGTTCGCGGGGTTCCGACGGCGGGACGTGCCGACGGTGTGAGGCGTCCGGCGCCACGCGGTCTCGACGGCGCGACGAACGGCGCCATAGCGGATCACGGAACGACAACGATCGCCGGTGGGCGCCGCCGGCGGTGCGCCGATGCGTGGGCTGGGCGCCTCCACTAGCGCACTACGCGCCACTGTCGTCGGCCGGCGGTAGTGGGGCGCGGCGAACCCGTAGCGGGATCGGGTGCCTTGGGTACCCGGTTCCGCGAACCTCGTGTGCGGCGGGGGTTCCATGCGCAGTGTTGCGCTCGGGCGAGGTGTTGCGGTCGTGGGTGCTGGCCGGTTCCCAGCGCCATTGGCGCGTATCCAGTGGCGCCTGGACCTCGAGCTTCCCGGTCATCGCACGCCGTGGGGCGCGTCCTCGGCGCTGGCCCGATTCCTAGTGTGTGCATCCCTCACGCGCGACACGAGCCGTGTGTGGGAGCCCGGGCTACTCGCCCGCGCACAGGTACCGAGGAGGCTGGACATGACGCGCAACCGAACGGCAGGGCGACGGACCACACGGTTCGCACCTGGAATCGCCGCCGTCCTTGCTCTCGGGCTCGTCGGCGCGGGAGTCGTTCCCGTTGCCGGGCTTGTCGACCTGGCGCAGCCGGCGGTGGCCGCCGAGGGCGACGTGGTCACCACGAACCCGGCGCGCCCGGCTGGGCTCGAGGAGCCGGACAAGGTCGCAGACCCCGCGACTCATCACGAGTACCCCGGCTCGGACTCTCTCGCCCGCACAGATACCACCAACTACCTCGAGTACTTCGATTCGTCGCGGAACCAGGGACGCATCTGGACAGACAAGAGTGTCTTCAACAAGGACGTCGGCATCCCGAAGACGATGGACCAGGACCCGGGAGAGCTGAAGGTCGGGCCGGACGAGCTCGCTGTCGCGCTCTCGGCGCTCGGCTCCACCCG
The Xylanimonas cellulosilytica DSM 15894 DNA segment above includes these coding regions:
- a CDS encoding TetR family transcriptional regulator, translated to MRSVEELSTRSRIRDAAVSRFARDGFRVPLRVIAADAGVSPALVIHHFGSKDGLRAACDEHVLEHSLMLKSGVVENTDPALLRSLLGNLRVFDEPVAYLLRALLDGGEAARSILERTVAAVETYLEAGVASGVIRPSRDPAGRARYLTYMSLGLLVTAFLAGPRTDGDDDDGAASDEGDPYGHVTELLASLTLPHLEVMTHGLIADPELLHTAEDWAATATPTTPNRRTRRDP
- a CDS encoding ABC transporter ATP-binding protein, translated to MTIPIEIRDLHKSFGTTKALDGLDLTVEQGQVAGFLGPNGAGKSTTIRVLLGLLKADSGDVRLLGGDPWRDAVDLHRRLTYVPGDVSLWPNLTGGEAIDLLARLRGGLDKARKAELLERFELDPTKKARTYSKGNRQKVALVAALASDAELLILDEPTSGLDPLMEAVFTDYLREVKARGRSVLLSSHIMSEVEKVCDTVTIIRSGRSVEHGTLDDLRHLTRSAVSVLLPDDDAVRTVSGLPGVHDVVAEPGADGVVRLRASVDNDHMTGVLASLGAIGVRGFTATPPSLEEMFMRHYGDELPTPPPPVVEPVETTPPPAAEPHPVVEPVETTPERGEAR
- a CDS encoding ABC transporter permease — protein: MTAVVDQGGGFDKLNHRGAPNHRDALDHRGNELTGTWALVRFNLRRDRRRITIWTLSIAALYVYCATAFATLFEDTAEQIARANIMRTPASVLMTGPGFGLDHYWFGAMMANELLLWLAGTLGLMSILFVVRYTRAEEESSRSELIRSSVVGRHAPAVAAYLTVVLVNALIAVVTFPILLTGAQGDVVGSVVFVLGCALVALCFGAVASVTAQVTEHSRGATGMAVAVLLAAVLVRGIGDIPRVGGTPLSWFSPIAWAQQTRVFVDLRWWPLLLTVAFIVAALILASVLGTSRDFGAGLVAAKPGRADAKASLRSPVALVWRQQRTAFWWWLLGIGLMFLAIGTYLVDVDDLFGDLVAQNPALADIFGREDMVGSFVQIMMLFGALCAAGYGISGIGRARTEETDNRTEALLATPVSRPRWTVAAFGVPVLCGAVLIMAAVVAVYLGGMSAGFDGPGIGKYLAAGAVYLPAFLAVVGLSAALFAWVPRLMALAWIPVAWGIVDGMFGDVIDAPTWLRALNPFRHVPNPMATAAQDYTPLLWLGVLAVVLFAVAFAGFRRRDVPTV